The following are encoded in a window of Salinibacter ruber DSM 13855 genomic DNA:
- a CDS encoding exo-beta-N-acetylmuramidase NamZ family protein, whose translation MAAGLMGCAPDEEESAPVRVGAEVLAENDFASLSGQRVGLIANHTTRVDTSHLADRLAAAPTVELGALFSPEHGFRGTAGAGEKVGNARDPRTGAPVYSLYGDTRRPTPEMLEGLDVLVFDVQDVGARFYTYITTMGLSMQAAAEADLPFVVLDRPNPLGGTYTDGFVLEPPHASFVGRYPIPITHGLTIGELARYIQSEQLLAGVGALDLSVVEMKNWSRDTQWPDTGRDWRPPSPNLPTWETALLYPGMCFFEGVRVGEGRGTERPFRQIGAPWPPAAAQRVVDTLRARDLAGVAVDTAAFTPRSMPGAPAPRFEGEQLYGFEVRVTDRRAVEPVKVGLHALHAMHERAQVRGDTAFVSRPEHLTRLAGTDRLVTQLRAGASPEAIIASWAKGVKDFRDRRASALLYEAETEPR comes from the coding sequence GTCGGACTGATTGCCAATCACACGACGCGGGTGGACACCTCGCACCTGGCAGATCGCCTCGCCGCGGCCCCCACGGTGGAGCTCGGGGCCCTCTTTTCGCCGGAGCACGGCTTTCGGGGGACGGCCGGCGCGGGGGAGAAGGTGGGTAACGCCCGCGATCCCCGCACGGGGGCGCCGGTCTACAGCCTCTACGGCGACACGCGGCGGCCGACGCCGGAGATGCTCGAGGGGCTCGACGTTCTGGTGTTCGACGTGCAGGACGTGGGCGCGCGGTTCTACACGTACATCACCACGATGGGCCTGTCGATGCAGGCCGCCGCCGAGGCCGACCTGCCGTTCGTGGTGCTCGACCGCCCAAATCCACTGGGGGGGACGTACACCGACGGCTTTGTTCTGGAGCCCCCCCACGCCTCGTTCGTGGGGCGCTACCCGATCCCAATCACCCACGGCCTGACGATTGGGGAGCTGGCCCGCTACATTCAGTCCGAGCAGCTGCTCGCGGGCGTCGGGGCACTGGATCTGTCCGTGGTGGAAATGAAAAACTGGTCGCGCGATACGCAGTGGCCGGACACAGGGCGCGACTGGAGGCCGCCGAGCCCCAACCTGCCGACCTGGGAGACCGCGTTGTTGTACCCAGGAATGTGCTTCTTCGAGGGCGTCCGGGTGGGTGAGGGGCGGGGAACGGAGCGGCCGTTCCGTCAGATCGGCGCGCCGTGGCCGCCGGCAGCGGCCCAGCGGGTGGTCGACACGCTTCGTGCCCGAGATCTAGCCGGCGTGGCCGTGGACACGGCGGCCTTCACGCCTCGCTCCATGCCGGGGGCGCCGGCGCCTCGGTTCGAAGGCGAACAGCTGTACGGCTTCGAGGTGCGGGTGACAGACCGCCGTGCCGTGGAGCCGGTCAAGGTCGGTCTTCACGCCCTCCATGCCATGCATGAGCGCGCGCAGGTGCGAGGAGATACGGCGTTTGTGAGTCGGCCCGAGCACCTCACGCGACTGGCGGGCACTGATCGGCTTGTGACGCAGCTCCGGGCCGGCGCGTCCCCGGAGGCCATCATCGCGTCCTGGGCGAAGGGCGTGAAAGATTTCCGTGACCGCCGGGCCTCCGCTTTGCTCTACGAGGCCGAGACGGAACCCCGCTAG
- a CDS encoding DUF3098 domain-containing protein, which translates to MPQSSRRQNRSGTLVFANWNYVLLLIGVALIVVGFTAMYLEGQYLGFISLYVSPVLIIGGYAEIIYALLWAPDEQSAAEEQ; encoded by the coding sequence ATGCCCCAGTCCTCTCGGCGCCAGAATCGATCCGGGACGCTTGTCTTCGCGAACTGGAACTACGTCCTTCTTCTGATCGGCGTAGCGCTCATCGTGGTGGGCTTTACGGCCATGTACCTTGAGGGGCAGTACCTGGGCTTCATTTCCCTCTACGTCTCCCCGGTCCTCATCATCGGCGGATACGCCGAAATCATCTACGCGCTTCTGTGGGCTCCCGATGAGCAGTCCGCGGCGGAGGAGCAGTAG
- the dacB gene encoding D-alanyl-D-alanine carboxypeptidase/D-alanyl-D-alanine endopeptidase has protein sequence MYRRCVLVAGILLAVVSLPTEALAQPLPARIDSLLQERRAAHAFWGVSIYDLEGDSLLYERNGDRGFLPASNQKLFTTAAALDLLGPEHRYETTLSFDGTTRDSVMRGDLRLVGSGDPTFGSTALERTDPLRNWAERLAEMGVRRIEGRLIGDDQAFLNGFYPDGWSVSYLTRQKGQQMGVRAGGLSYRDNTVPVTVRATTPGTPPEVRIQPEGVLSVKNEAVTSERWRGSTLLINRTFSTNRIVLTGSVARSYGGVRNVPVSDPTAFTLRIFRERLQDAGIETDLELVNAEAVDAPSGGGKPLFVYVSPLLSEIVTEINKRSNNFYAEQVLRTYGWGGSTRGGIQRTESFLRRAGINTRPLSLNDGSGLSRKNLVTPRALQALLAHMNDHAAGDVFRASIPRGGERNTTLRTRLGRTQVRAKTGSLAFVRGLSGYAERPDGGRVAFALFANNYTGPSYQITHTMDDIVRLLTAPPS, from the coding sequence ATGTACCGCCGGTGCGTTCTCGTCGCGGGAATCCTGCTCGCCGTGGTGTCCCTACCGACAGAAGCCCTGGCGCAGCCCCTCCCGGCCCGCATCGATTCGCTGCTTCAGGAGCGTCGTGCCGCCCATGCGTTCTGGGGGGTCAGTATTTACGACCTCGAGGGCGACAGCCTCCTGTACGAGCGGAACGGGGACCGCGGCTTTCTACCGGCGTCCAACCAGAAGCTGTTCACCACGGCCGCGGCGCTCGATCTGCTGGGACCAGAGCACCGGTACGAGACGACGCTTTCTTTTGACGGAACGACGCGGGACTCGGTGATGCGGGGCGATTTGCGGCTCGTCGGATCCGGGGACCCGACGTTCGGAAGCACCGCCCTGGAGCGCACGGACCCCCTCCGCAACTGGGCGGAGCGATTGGCCGAGATGGGGGTCCGTCGGATTGAGGGGCGCCTCATTGGGGACGACCAGGCGTTCCTGAATGGGTTCTATCCGGACGGCTGGAGCGTGAGCTACCTGACCCGGCAGAAGGGCCAGCAGATGGGCGTCCGCGCCGGAGGACTCAGCTACCGGGACAACACGGTGCCCGTCACGGTTCGGGCGACGACGCCGGGAACGCCGCCCGAGGTGCGCATTCAACCCGAGGGGGTGCTCTCGGTGAAAAACGAGGCCGTCACGAGCGAGCGGTGGCGGGGGAGCACGCTGCTCATCAACCGCACCTTTTCGACGAACAGGATCGTGCTGACCGGATCGGTGGCGCGGTCCTACGGTGGGGTGCGCAACGTGCCGGTCAGCGACCCGACGGCCTTTACGCTCCGCATCTTCCGGGAGCGTCTTCAGGATGCCGGCATCGAGACGGATCTGGAGCTCGTCAATGCGGAGGCGGTCGATGCCCCGTCCGGGGGGGGCAAGCCCCTGTTCGTGTACGTCTCGCCCCTGTTGTCCGAGATCGTCACCGAGATTAACAAGCGCAGCAACAACTTTTATGCGGAGCAGGTCCTTCGGACGTATGGATGGGGGGGCTCCACACGGGGGGGCATTCAGCGCACGGAGTCGTTTCTGCGGCGGGCCGGCATCAACACGCGGCCGCTCTCCCTCAACGACGGGTCGGGGCTGTCCCGCAAAAACCTCGTCACGCCCCGGGCCCTCCAGGCGCTTCTCGCCCACATGAACGACCACGCGGCTGGCGATGTCTTTCGGGCGTCGATTCCGCGCGGGGGCGAGCGCAACACGACCCTCCGCACGCGTCTGGGCCGCACGCAGGTGCGGGCCAAGACCGGGTCCCTCGCCTTCGTGCGGGGACTGAGCGGGTACGCCGAGCGTCCGGACGGAGGGCGTGTGGCCTTCGCCCTGTTCGCCAACAACTACACCGGGCCGTCCTATCAGATCACCCACACCATGGACGACATCGTCCGGTTGCTCACCGCCCCTCCATCCTAA
- the mreD gene encoding rod shape-determining protein MreD: MSRSARRLLAAVGVFGLQWLIVGRLRIYGAYPDAVLLFLGWYALREGRRRGTLAGAGLGLALDVAYGTWGIHMFVKALIGFLVGRFAVEEHTPLIIRPQQALLGSLVVALLHNGLFVALVALQTQATTGFLLYGLWLGSAGYTAAVGGIVALFAR, encoded by the coding sequence ATGTCGCGTTCTGCCCGTCGACTTCTCGCCGCGGTTGGGGTGTTTGGGCTGCAGTGGCTCATCGTGGGCCGCCTGCGGATCTACGGCGCCTACCCCGACGCCGTGCTCCTCTTCCTCGGGTGGTACGCGCTGCGGGAGGGGCGCCGGCGCGGCACGCTGGCGGGGGCGGGGCTGGGCCTGGCCCTGGACGTGGCCTACGGCACGTGGGGGATCCACATGTTCGTGAAGGCCCTGATTGGGTTTCTGGTGGGCCGGTTTGCGGTGGAGGAGCACACGCCCCTCATTATCCGGCCGCAGCAGGCCCTCCTCGGAAGTCTCGTGGTGGCCCTGTTGCACAACGGACTGTTCGTTGCGCTCGTCGCGCTGCAGACCCAGGCCACGACGGGCTTTTTGCTGTACGGCCTGTGGCTGGGCTCGGCCGGCTACACGGCCGCCGTCGGCGGCATTGTGGCACTGTTCGCCCGGTAG
- the dapA gene encoding 4-hydroxy-tetrahydrodipicolinate synthase: MAHDMLFRGVAPALVTPFTSDDDIDEAAFRRLIDAQIEGGVSALVVLGTTGENPTITEDERRRIVDAALDAADGRVPVIVGTGTNNTDESVAFSKAAVDAGADGLLVVGPYYNKPSQAGFAAHVETIAAAAEAPIILYNVPGRTSFNIAPETALHLAEEVPHVAGIKEASGDIEQIDDLLAHRPDGFGVYSGDDEMTLPLLAMGGDGAVSVISNALPGPFCELVAAGLDDDLATARDRHAELLPAMRACFLETNPVPIKDVCAALGWMEPHVRLPLTPMDERSPVRQRVLSAFDDLIDVTVA; encoded by the coding sequence ATGGCACACGACATGCTCTTCCGCGGCGTCGCCCCCGCCCTGGTCACCCCCTTCACGTCCGACGACGACATTGACGAGGCCGCGTTTCGGCGCCTGATCGACGCCCAAATCGAGGGTGGGGTCTCTGCCCTCGTCGTGCTGGGCACCACCGGCGAGAATCCGACGATTACCGAGGACGAACGCCGCCGCATCGTCGACGCCGCCCTGGACGCGGCGGACGGGCGGGTGCCCGTTATCGTCGGCACCGGGACGAACAACACCGACGAGAGCGTCGCCTTCTCCAAGGCAGCGGTGGACGCCGGGGCCGATGGCCTGCTCGTGGTGGGCCCCTATTACAACAAGCCCTCCCAGGCCGGCTTCGCGGCCCACGTCGAGACCATCGCGGCGGCCGCCGAGGCGCCGATTATTCTCTATAATGTGCCCGGCCGCACGAGCTTCAACATCGCCCCCGAAACCGCGCTGCACCTGGCCGAGGAGGTCCCCCATGTGGCCGGCATCAAGGAGGCCTCCGGCGACATCGAACAGATCGACGACCTGTTGGCCCACCGGCCGGACGGCTTCGGGGTCTACTCGGGCGACGACGAGATGACGCTCCCCCTGCTCGCCATGGGCGGGGACGGGGCGGTTTCCGTCATCAGCAACGCCCTGCCGGGGCCCTTCTGCGAACTCGTGGCGGCCGGGCTCGACGACGACCTGGCGACGGCCCGCGACCGGCACGCCGAGTTGCTCCCGGCCATGCGGGCCTGCTTCCTGGAGACGAACCCGGTGCCCATCAAGGACGTCTGCGCCGCGCTCGGCTGGATGGAGCCGCACGTGCGCCTGCCCCTCACGCCGATGGACGAGCGCTCCCCCGTCCGCCAGCGCGTGCTGTCGGCGTTCGACGACCTGATTGACGTCACGGTCGCCTGA
- the dapB gene encoding 4-hydroxy-tetrahydrodipicolinate reductase, with product MKLALVGTGQMGGAVAREAEADSHEVVARFHSDRPFLEASRSAVGEADMAVDFSLPELAVPHLRRCCEWQVPVVMGTTGWYDALDDVRTLVQEHDASVLYAPNFSIGVAVLSRALGHVTTLMDALDDYDAFVQELHHTKKADSPSGTAQMLAEQVVDGLSRKDHVEPETQHQRIDPSAVHVSSTRAGTAFGEHTVAFDSPFDRVALRHRAKNRRGFAAGVLRAAEWLRGRRGLFTLDDVLDDWLNA from the coding sequence ATGAAGCTTGCGCTCGTTGGCACCGGACAGATGGGAGGCGCCGTGGCGAGGGAGGCCGAAGCCGACTCCCACGAGGTTGTCGCCCGCTTTCATTCCGACCGGCCTTTCCTGGAGGCGTCCCGCTCGGCCGTGGGGGAGGCCGACATGGCCGTCGACTTTTCCCTCCCCGAGCTGGCCGTCCCGCATCTCCGGCGCTGTTGCGAGTGGCAGGTGCCCGTGGTCATGGGCACAACCGGGTGGTACGACGCGCTCGATGACGTCCGGACGCTCGTCCAGGAGCACGACGCCAGCGTGCTGTACGCCCCGAACTTTTCGATTGGGGTCGCGGTCCTGTCCCGGGCCCTCGGCCACGTCACCACGCTCATGGACGCGCTCGACGACTACGACGCGTTCGTCCAGGAGCTGCACCACACGAAGAAGGCGGACAGCCCCAGCGGAACGGCCCAGATGCTCGCCGAGCAGGTCGTAGATGGGCTCAGCCGCAAGGACCACGTCGAGCCGGAGACGCAACACCAACGGATCGATCCCTCGGCCGTGCACGTCAGTTCCACCCGTGCCGGCACGGCGTTCGGCGAGCACACGGTTGCGTTCGATAGTCCCTTCGACCGCGTCGCGCTCCGCCACCGCGCCAAGAACCGACGCGGGTTTGCCGCGGGCGTTCTGCGGGCCGCCGAGTGGCTCCGCGGGCGTCGCGGCCTTTTCACGCTGGACGACGTGCTGGACGACTGGCTTAACGCCTGA
- a CDS encoding cryptochrome/photolyase family protein, whose product MPDRSLFLFRRDLRLADNTGLARACRASDEVVPAFIFDPRQCDPDNNAFFSEHAFAFLVRSLKELRRRLRERGGRLFVFEGDPAAILSELVSAGDISAVHVNRDYTPFARRRDDQLRSVCREEGARFQSSNALLLTEPEEVQPSGGGAYHTFTPFRRRAQSVSTPPPRGKVEGPFCDRALSVETTPLETYDRYPTDDLRAKGGRAEGIEFLEEIETLGAYRDARHQPAKESLTALSAHHKFGTISIRESLYVVKKAFEDYHKLISQFYWRDFYTHLLFHRPEQLTTSLRPIGRHIPWRNERGEFDRWHEGATGVPFVDAGMRELRETGYMHNRVRMVVASFLTKDLLVDWRWGAQHFARTLTDYDPAVNAGNWQWAASVGTDYRLRIYNPYSQAEKHDPEAEYIKRWVPEVRDVDADRLASGTQEDFSDAAPGYPAPIVDRNDAYHRAKDAFREAGRALEEAQ is encoded by the coding sequence GTGCCAGACCGCAGTCTTTTCCTTTTCCGCCGGGACCTTCGACTGGCCGATAATACAGGGCTGGCCCGGGCGTGCCGGGCGTCGGACGAGGTCGTTCCGGCGTTCATCTTTGACCCCCGACAGTGCGACCCCGACAACAACGCCTTCTTCAGCGAGCACGCGTTCGCCTTTCTGGTCCGCTCGCTGAAAGAACTCCGGCGGCGTTTGCGGGAGCGAGGGGGGCGGCTTTTCGTCTTCGAGGGCGACCCGGCCGCCATTCTTTCCGAGCTCGTCTCCGCAGGGGACATCTCGGCGGTCCACGTCAACAGGGACTACACGCCGTTTGCCCGGCGCCGGGACGACCAGCTGCGCTCGGTGTGCCGCGAGGAAGGGGCTCGGTTTCAGTCGTCAAACGCGCTTCTCCTGACCGAGCCCGAGGAGGTCCAGCCCAGTGGGGGAGGCGCCTACCACACCTTCACCCCGTTTCGGCGGCGCGCCCAATCCGTATCCACGCCCCCTCCGAGGGGCAAGGTGGAGGGGCCGTTCTGCGACCGCGCACTCTCAGTCGAGACGACTCCGTTGGAGACGTACGACCGCTACCCCACCGACGACCTTCGGGCGAAGGGCGGACGGGCGGAGGGAATTGAGTTCCTCGAGGAGATCGAGACGCTGGGGGCCTACCGGGACGCCCGCCACCAGCCGGCGAAAGAGTCACTGACGGCCCTCTCGGCGCACCACAAGTTTGGCACCATTTCGATCCGGGAGTCCCTGTACGTGGTGAAGAAGGCGTTCGAGGACTACCACAAGCTGATCAGCCAGTTCTACTGGCGGGACTTCTATACCCACCTCCTCTTCCATCGCCCCGAGCAGTTGACCACCTCACTGCGCCCGATCGGCCGGCACATCCCTTGGCGCAACGAGCGGGGCGAGTTCGACCGGTGGCACGAGGGGGCCACAGGCGTGCCCTTCGTCGATGCCGGCATGCGCGAGCTCCGCGAAACCGGCTACATGCACAACCGGGTGCGAATGGTCGTCGCCAGCTTTCTCACGAAAGACCTGCTCGTGGACTGGCGCTGGGGCGCACAGCATTTTGCGCGGACGCTCACCGACTACGACCCCGCCGTGAACGCCGGCAACTGGCAGTGGGCCGCCTCGGTGGGCACCGACTACCGGCTCCGCATCTACAACCCCTACTCCCAGGCCGAGAAGCACGATCCGGAGGCCGAGTACATCAAGCGCTGGGTGCCGGAGGTGCGGGACGTCGATGCCGACCGGCTCGCCTCCGGAACGCAAGAGGACTTCTCGGACGCGGCCCCCGGCTATCCGGCTCCGATCGTGGACCGAAACGACGCCTACCATCGTGCAAAAGACGCGTTTCGGGAGGCCGGTCGCGCACTGGAAGAGGCCCAGTGA